Within the Lentisphaerota bacterium genome, the region CGATGGTGGTGAACGGGATGGCCAACAGCCGGATGAAGGATTTTTATGACCTTCATGTGCTGACGACACGGTTCCCGCAAAATACGAGTACGGTCTGTGAGGCGATGCGGAACACCTTCGCGCGTCGCGGGACGCGACTTCCCACCGGCGAAGAGGAATGTTTTTCGATCGCGTTTCAAACCAGCCCGCAGAAGCAGATTCAATGGGCCGCGTTTTTGCGGAAAAACAGGCTGACCGACGCTCCCGCATTGTTTCGGGATGTGGCCGAACCTGTCGGAAAGTACGTCCTTTCTTTGCGCCTGAATTCTGAGTCAAGCCCCCAAAACCCTTAACCACTCCTCGCCGCCATGCTCCCGACACTCGTAGACCGACAGCTTACGCAGGGGCTCAAGAGCCATCTGGAGAGCCAGTTCCCGCTGGCGACGCCGCACTTTGCCGGACTCTGGGACGCCTTTTTCAGCTCCGCCGAACCCGTCGTCAAGGGGCCGTACCTCCAGTTGCATCTGCCGTTTCGCAAGGCCGACCCCGCAGCACGCAGGCGTTTCGCGCCGGTTCTGGCGGATATCGGCTTCACGCCATATCTGCACCAGCAGCGCGCCTTCGACCGCCTCTGCGGCGCGGCGCCCCGTTCCACGATCATCGCGACGGGCACGGGCTCCGGCAAGACCGAGTGCTTCCTGCTGCCGGTGCTCGAACACTGCGCGGCGCACAAGCACGACCGCGGCATCCGCGCGATCTTCATCTACCCCATGAACGCGCTGGCCACGGACCAGGCCGAACGCATCGCCAAGGCAGTACACAAGCATCGCGGACTGGACGGCTTACGGGTCGGCCTCTACATCGGCGAGGATAGCGGCGAGGGATGGAAGTCAAACAAGCGTGAAAAGGAGATGGGGGCCGAGACCGTTATCACCGACCGCGCCGCGCTGCGCGAGCATCCGCCGCAGATCCTGCTGACCAACTACAAGATGCTCGACTACCTGCTGATCCGGCCCGAGGACGCCCCGCTGTGGCAGGACAACACGCAGGGCGAGCTGCGCTACTGCGTGGCGGACGAGCTGCACACCTACGACGGGGCGCAGGCGGCCGACCTCGCCTGCCTGCTGCGGCGCTTGAAGGACCGGATGCGGCTGGAGACGGGGCGCCTCTGCTGCGTCGGCACCTCCGCCACGCTGGGCGGGGGCGATTCCGCGCAGGAAATTCTGGACTATGCCGCCACCGTGTTCGGCGAGGCCTTTGACCCGGACGCGCTCATCGGCGAGGACCGGCTGACCCCGGCCGAGTTTCTGCCGCCGCCGGGCGACACGCGGGCGCCGCTCGCGACGGTCGAGGACTACCTGCCGATGGCGGAAGACAACGAGGAGGAGTATCTGCGCCGCCAGCTCGGGCTCTGGGGGTTCGCGGTCGGGGGTGCGGACCTCGCGCGCTTTCGATCCCTGCGCGACGGTAAGACCGCCAGGGACCAGCAGCATGTGGATGAGCTGGCCAGGCGGCTGCTGGGTGACCCGTTCGCGGCGGCGCTGGTGCGGCGCTGCGCGGGGCATGTGCCGCTGCTCGGCACGGTCGCCGCCGCGATGGCGCGGAACCTCTTCGACGACGAGGCGGCCGGCCATGTCGCGCAAACCGAGGCCGCGATCCGCAGCCTCGCGGCGCTCCTTTCGCGCATCCGCCAGGTCTGCGACCGCGCGTACGACTATCCGGACGTGCGCATCCAGTACTGGACCCGCGAGATGTCGCGCATGGTCGCCTCCATCCGGCCCGGCGCCGCGGAACTGGCCTTTGCGGACGACCTGACGGACATCCCCAACCTGTCGCGGGCCGGGGCCGGGGAGGCGGGCGGCGAGACCCTTTACCTGCCGCTGGCGAACTGCCGCACCTGCGGATGTTCGGGCTGGATCAGCGTCTATGCGGCCAAGGACAGGAAGCTGATCAGCGTGCTGGACGATATCTACCGCCACTTCTTCGCGAAGGGCTCGGAGGCGGTCCGCTTTGTGGTGCCACTGGCGGAGGGCGAGACGCCGGGACACCTCAACGGCGAGATCCGGCGCCTCTGCTGCGCCTGCCGGGCGCTGGCGGGCGAAGGGGAGGCGGCGTGTCCCGAGTGCGGTTCGAGCGCCTTGCTGCGGGTGGCCGTACAGCAACCGAAAATGGAGACCCACACGCGTCAGGCGGACGGACAACCGTACGCCTTCGGGCGGCGGATCTGTCCGGTGTGCGGGGCCGACGACGGCGGCATCATGCTGGTGGGCATGCGGACGGCCACGTTGTGCAGCCACATGATCGCCACATTGAACGGATCGGTGTACAACCGAGACAAGAAGATCATCGCCTTCAACGACAACGTGCAGGACGCCTCGCACCGCGCCTCTTACTTCGGCGGGCGCACCTGGTCATCCACCTTCCGCACCCAACTCGCCCACACGATCCACGAGAACGCGCTGCCGGACGTGCCGCTGCCGGACCTCCTGGCGCGATTCGGCGACGACCTGCACGCCCGTTATCCCGATCCGGGTGCGCGGCTGGCGACCTTCATCCCGCAGGACTGCAAGTGGTGGCACGGCTGGCACGAGCTGGAGGAGCGCGGCGCGGCGCCCTCGGCGCAGACGCTCCACTGGCTGGAGTTGCGGCTGCGCTGGGAAGTCTGCATGGAGTTCGGGTTCAAGTCGAACATCGGCCGGACGCTGGAGAAGACGGGCGTGGCGGCGGCCTATGTGAAGCTGCCCGAGCGCACGGATGCCCGCTGGGAGGCGGTGCTGACGCCCTTGCGAAACAACTTCGAGGCTTTGCGCCACCTGACGGCGCCGAGGTTGCGCGCGTGCGTGGCGGCCTTGGCTGACCTGATGCTGCGGCGCGGTGCGGTGCTGGATGCCGACGTTGTGCCATCCATCCTCCGGGTCGCCGATCTGGGCGTCGTGCGCTGGCAGACGCCGCTGAAGTGGGCGCTCCAGGGGATGTCGCGGGGCGGCATGCACCCCGTCTTCCCGGGCAGGGCAACGGCGGGCGGGACGCCGCGGCTGGCTTTGGCGCTGACGCCGGGCGGGGAGACGCATGCGCTGTTCGAGTCGCACACGGGGTGCGGCGAGACCGCGGCGCTGGAGGCGCTCCTGAACGGGCTCGCCGCGGCAGGCATCCTGGAGAAGGTGACGGCGGGGCCACAGGCCAAGGCGGCCATGGAGTATTGGGTGCTGCCGCAGGAGCGGGTCGTGATCAGCAGCAACCTGGCGGCGATGCGCTGCCCGGTCTGCGGGCGGCTGCGGCACGTGCCGCGGGCCTTGCTCGACGCGGCGGACGGGCGCGTGGCCTGCCGCGGACCCGGGTGCCGCGGCGTGTTGGCCCCGGCGGTGGTTCCGCCGCATCACTACCGGCAGCACTACATCGGCGGGGACGTGTTCCGGCTGGTCGCGGTGGAACACACGGGGCTGCTCAAGCGCGACGAGCGCACGGAGATCGAGAAGCGGTTCAAGAGCAAGGAGCCGGCGGCATGGCACCCCAATCTGCTCTCGGCGACGCCGACGCTGGAGATGGGTATCGACATTGGCGACCTCTCCACCGTGCTCCTGTGCTCGGTGCCGCCCACCCAGTCCTCCTATGTGCAGCGGATCGGGCGGTCGGGCCGCAAGACGGGCAGCGCCGTCAATGTGACGGTGGCGAACGCGCGTCCGCACGACCTCTACTTCTTCCAGACGCCCGGGGAGATGATGGCGGGAGGGGTTCGGGCGCCCGGCGTGTACCTGGATGCGGTCTCCGTCCTGCAGCGCCAGTACCTCGGATTCGCGCTCGGAGCGTGGATCGCGCAGGAGAAGCAGGCGGCCTTTCCCCGCGATATCGGCGCCATGCTCAAGGCGCTGGGCGCCCAAACGGCGGTCTTCCCCACCACGTTCCTGGCATGGTACGCCACGCGGCGCGGCGGTCTGGCCGTACGGTTCGTCGCCGCGCTGGGCGCCCACGCCTCCCCCGTGACGGCGGACGCGCTCCGGGCGTATGCGGGCGGAGCGGAGGCGGGCGGTCTGGACAACGCCCTGCGCAACGAGGTTGCGGCGCTGCGCGTGGTGCTGAAGGGCTATGAGGACAAGGCCCAGGGGATCACGGCGCAGTTGAAGGCGGTCAAGGCCGACGTAGGCCTCACCGAGGAGGCGCGGCAGGAGCAGTGCGAGGCGCTGGAGAAGGAGCGCGGCGCGTTCCGGACGCTGCTGCGGAAACTGCGGGGCGAGAGCGTCTGGGGCTGGCTGTGCGACATGGCCGCGCTGCTGCCGAACTACGCCTTCCCCGAAGAAGGGGTCGGCCTGCAGACGATCCTTTACCGCGAGACCGCGGGAACGGGAGGTGGAAGATCGGCCGCCAAAGTCGAGTACGAGATCAAGCGGCCTGCCTCCACCGCCCTGCGCGAACTGGCGCCCGGCATGGAGTTCTATGCCTACGGCCACCACGTCCCCATCGGTGCGGTGGACCTTGCGCAGACCGATGCCCCCCTGCCTTGGCGGTTCTGTCCGGCCTGCGACGCCATGGTGCCCGATGGTCCCAGCCTGCCGCCGCTGTGCCCGCAATGCCAGGCTGACTGGAGCGATGTCGGTCAGGTCCGCATTTTGCTGAGGCCCAAACAGTTCATTACGGTGGACAGCGAGCGCAACGCGCTAACCGACGACGCCAGCGACCAGCGCCAGCCCAAGTGGTTCGACTGCAAAGTCTTCTTCGAGCGCCGCAGCGTCGTGACCGCCTCGTTTCACAGCCCGGCCGAAGCGGAGATCCCCTTCGGTTACGAATATATTGAACATCTGATGATGCGGGAGGTCAATTTTGGCGAGTCAACGCCGAATGGAGATCCCGCGGTCAACGTCAATGGGGAAGCGGTCCGGGGTAGGGGGTTTGACATCTGCCCCTCGTGCGGCCGCACGAAACTGAACGACGACACAACCCACGCCCCCTGGTGCCTGGCGGCGAAAAAAGACGAGGGTCCCGCTCCGTTCGTCAATCACCAGCTCTACCGGGAATACAACACCGAGGCGCTGCGCCTGTTCATCCCCGTGCTGCTGACCGGCGACCAGCAGGTGGAATCCCTGATGGCCGCCATCAAACTGGGACTGGAGCGCCAGTTCCACGGCAAGGTTGACCACCTTCAGATCACGATTCAGACGCTGCCCATTCCGGGGAGCACGCTGCGCCAGCATTTCCTGGTGCTGTACGACAGCGTGCCGGGAGGAACCGGGTACCTGCGCCAGTTTGTGCAAGGCGACGGGCGCCTGCTCTTCGACGTGCTTGACCAGGCGCGCGCGGTGCTCCAGACATGCGCCTGCGGCAACGACGCGGAGAAGGACGGCTGCTATCGCTGCCTCTACCGTTACCAGAACCAGTCCCGGCGTCACAAGATCTCGCGGCGGAGCGCCCTGGCGATCCTGGACCAGTTGACCCGGCTGCGGGGCGGGATGGTCTTCGAGCAACGCGAACTGTCGGTGACCGACTACTTGGCGGGCCTTCTGGAGAGCGAACTCGAACGGGCGTTCGTGCAGCAGCTCGATGCGCGCGTCCGGGAGATGCGGGGGACGTGCGAGCCGACGGTGGTGCCGGGATTGACGAAGGGGCTGATGCTGCGCATACCCAAGGCGGGGGCGGCGGGGGACCGCGTGTGGGCCTGCGTGTTCCAGGAAGAGCTGGGCCGGGAGAAGGGGGTATTGCGCGCCTGCCGGCCCGACGCCGTCCTCTATCCGCAGGACACCGAGGCGATGGCGGCCCGGCCGGTCGCCGTTTTCCTGGACGGCTGGGAATACCACAAGGAGATTGTCGCGGAGGATCTGCGCAAGCGGATCGCGCTGATGGATGCCGGGTACCGCGTCTGGTCGCTCGCCTGGTCGGACGTGGATCCGGCCTCCACTGTGGAGACGCCCGGGTGGATGCGGAGCCTCGCGGCGCCGGGCGGGGCCGATGGCGAAACGCGCCGCAAGCTGTTTGCCCACTATAAGAGCCTGACGCCGCTGCGCAACCCGGACAAGCCGCAGGAGGAGCCGCACCACTTCTGGGACGAGTGGCTGACGATGGATCGCGGGCTGGAGCGGCTTCTGACGTACCTGCGGGTGGCGGATGATGCGCTCTTCGTGGCGCACGCGCAGTGCGAGGCCTGCTGCCTGGGCAAGTACGTCGCGTCGGCGAGCAGCGAGCGGCCGGAGCTGCCCGGTGGCCAGGAGACGTTTCTGGCGGCCGTGCCGGCGGGGGCGCCGCTGGCACGGCTCACGGCCGGGCGGAACGCGGTGGCTGTCTATGTCTGGCCCGACGCGAGTGAGGCGTCGCGGGTGGCGATGCGCGTCTGCTGCCGCTTTGACGACACGCCGCCGAATGACGCGCAGAGCGATTGGAAGGCGTTTTTCGCCCTTGTGACCGTGTTCCAGTTCCTGCCGTCTGCCGTCGGGTTATTCTTCAGCACGGCCATGCGGGAAGACACCTTCTGGGCCGAGCGCGCCCGCGCCAAGCTGCTGGACGGGCAGGGGGCCTGGGAATTGCTGTTGTCCAACTTCCCGGAGGATGACGACCCGTGCCGGGCGCTGGTCGCCGCGCTGCAGGCTGCAGGCGTCGGCGAGGTGCCGGCCGCGTTCGAGGACATCGTCCGCGAGAGCGACGGGGAGGTTATCGGGTTCGGCCAGTTGGTCTGGATGCGCAGCAAGGCCGCGTGGCTCGATGCGGCGACGTCAGGCGCGCAGGCGATGCGGGCGGAAGGCTGGCTGGTGGGGGTGGCGGGAGAAGATGGACAGGGTGAGTTCGCGCAGCGGGTGTTGGAGCGGAACAAGGTTTCAGGAGAGAGGTGATCCATGGGCGCTTTTGCCATCGACAAGAAGTTCTTCGACAGCGTCAACAAGCTGGGCCGCGAGGCGGGGAGGCTGATCGACTCCTTCATCGTGAAGTTCATGCGCGAGGGCGTGAATGGAGGGATGGAGTTCGAGAAGGTCAACGGCAGCTACAAGCGGCTGCTGCGCACCGTGCGCGTGAACGACAAATACCGGGTGGTGCTGGTGCTCGACGACAAAGGCAACGCGGTGTTGCTGCACGCCGGCGAACACGAGGACGCCTACCGCTGGGCGACGCGCCGCGGGTGCGAGGTCAACGCGCGCACGGGCGAGCTGCAGGTATTCACTGTAGAGCTGAAGGAGGCCGCGCCCAAGGTGTCGGCCGGGCGGCGGGCGGCCGCCGCGGCGCGCCTGTTCGAGACCAGGCCGACCGACCAGGAACTGCTGGATCTCGGCGTGCCGGAGGGGCTGCTCGGGCAAGTCCGGCAGATTGTTGACGAGGACGACCTGCTGGGACGTGAAGAGAGCTTCCCCCAGGGGGTGTTCGACATCCTGCTGCAGGTCGCGGACGGCAAGCCGGTCGGCGAGCTTCTGGCGGTGCTTCGTGCGGAGCAGGCGGAGAAAAAGCCGGCGGGCGACAACGTGGCCGACGCCATCGAGTCCAATCTGGCCTCGCAGGGCCAGTTCGTCTTCGTCTCCACCGAAGAGGAACTCAATGCCGTGCGCAACGCGACGCTGGCCAAGTGGCGGGTTTACCTGCACGCCTCGCAGCGCAAGATCGTCCAAAAACGGGCCAACGGCCCCATCAAGGTGCTCGGCGGCGCGGGAACCGGCAAGACGGTGGTGGCGATGCATCGGGCGAAGCACCTGCTCGAAAACGTGTTTACCGGCGGCGGGCGGCTGCTTTTCACGACCTTCACGAAGAATCTCTGCGCCGACATCCGCAAACTGCTGGCCACCATCTGCTCCGAGGCTACGATGGCGCGGATCGACGTGGTGAACCTCGACCAGTGGGCGCTCGGCTACCTGCGGAAGCAAGGCATCGCGGTCAACCCCATCCTGGCGGGCGACAAGCGGCGCGAGCTGATGGTCAAGGCCCTGGGCCGGTCGGCGTATGACGGGCCGCAGGACGTGTCGTTCTTCCTGCACGAATGGGAGCAGATCGTGCTGGCCTATCAACTCGCCTCAGAGGGGGAGTATCTTCGGGTGCCGCGTATCGGCCAGGGGACGCGGGTGCCGGGAAAAGACCGCAAAGCCATCTGGAGCGTCTTCGAGCAGTACCGCGCCATTCTGCGAACGAATAACATGATGGAGCCCGACGAGATCATGGACTGTGCCGCGCAACTGATCGCGAAGGAGGGCGGTGCGAGGAGCTACGCGGCGGTGATCGTGGATGAGACCCAGGATTTCAGCATGCCGGCGCTGCGGCTGGTGTGCGCGCTGTCGGGGAACCGCTACGACGCCAGCCTCCCGAACTCGCTGATGCTGGTGGGCGACGCCCATCAGCGCATCTACGGGCGGCGGGCCGTCTTGAACAAGTGCGGGATCAATGTGCGCGGCCGTTCGGCGAAGCTTTACCTCAACTACCGCTCGACGGAGCATATCCGGCGACTGGCGGTGGCTCTGCTGGAAGGGGTGTCGGTGGACGATCTCGACGGTGAGAGCGATAACAACAAGGGGTATCATTCGCTCGTGGTCGGGACCAAACCGGAGATGGTGCGTTTCGACGGCTTTGAACAGGAAATGGACGCGGTCGCCAAGAAGCTCAAGGAGTGGGCGACCGAAGACAAGCGCCCCCTTTGCGACTATGCGATCCTCTGCCGAACCAAGGAAGAGGTGTTCGCAGTCGGCAAGGCGCTCAAACGGCGCGAGATCGAGAGTCTGGAGATCAAGACCGAAGAGGACGACGGTATCCAGAAGGACGCGGTGAGCATTGCGACGATGCACCGCGCCAAGGGACTGGAGTTCGTCGGCGTCATTCTGCCCCGGCTGAACAGAGGCGTCTGGCCGCTCAAACCGGCCGGCTTCGAGGGCCTGGATCAGGTCTCGCAGCGGGCGCACCTCGCCGGCGAGCTCTCCCTGCTCTACGTCGCCCTCACCCGCGCCATGAAGCACGTGTGGCTATCGGGCGTAGGCGAGGTGCCGGATGAACTCACATCATGCCTATGAAGCTCACACCATCTTGGATGGGCACAGGGTCCCTCATCCCAGCGCAGGAGTCAACAGACAATATCTGTTCCAGCCGCTTTGAGTTCCAAAGGGGCAGCCATGAAACTCTAATCAAACGTGGAGGTTTGTCTTATGACCGCAAATGCGCAACGTAGGTTCATCCTTGACGAGTTCTTCACCCTGACCCTTGCCGGCACGGTGCAGCGGTCGGGGCTGTACAAGGAAGGAACCACGGAGAAGGATCGTAAGCCGTTCCAGGATTCGCTGCGGAAGCTGCTGGAGGAGATGGCCGGTGAATATGAACACAGCGTGGCGGAAGAGGTGCATGTCGCCAACGTCAAGCGGCTCGCCGATGAACTGTCAGCCAAACATGAGGACGTTCTCGCCGACGGCGGCATGCGCATCGGCCATGCGCAGAAGGCGCTCAACCTCTATCTCAAGTACCGCTGGTGCCTGGGCGAGATTCCCGCGCCGCCGCACTGCCCGCTCGACTCTATCGTGCTCGGCCAGGTGCCCGGGTGCGAGACCGTGCGCTGGACGCGGATGAAGACGATAGACGAGTACCGTGACGCCATCGCAAAGGTCCGGCTCGCCGCCGGCGAACAGTCGCTCGCCCAGTGGGAGCTGGAGAACTACGGAAAGCGATAGGTCAAGAAACGAGAGTCCTAACGATGATGCACACGCAGACCGGAGGTGGATATGGCACTGCTCGCTGAAGAGGTCGTCCAGGAATGGATCAATCGGCAGGGTTTCTTCACGATTCGCGGCATCAAGATCGGGGTCCACGAGATCGACATTCTGGCATTCAAGCCAAGCCCGGATGGTAACCACGTTTGCAGGCAGATCGAGGTCCAGGTGTCCACCAACCCGATCGCCTACGTCAGCAAAGTGCCCAAATCGGTGCAGAAGAAGCGCGGCATCGGCCCGGACAACGCAAAGGAGCGGAAGACGGCGGAGCTGAAGCAAGGCATCCGGGAATGGATCCAGAAAAAGTTCGACCATCCGAAGAAGGTCGCCCTGCGTAAGCGTCTCTATCCCGGAGAGTGGTCGCGGGAGCTTGTCGTCAACGCCGTCAAGCATCCGGAAGAGCTCGACCTGTTCAGAAAGGCCGGGGTCAACATCATCCAGTTCACGGATGTTCTGCGCCAGGTGCAGAAGCGGTCTCATGTGATCGAGGCCGCGGCAGGGAATCACCTTTTGACGTTAATGTTGCTTGGGAAGGACCAGGCTGAATAAGACCCCACAAATGAACTTGTTCGCATCGCTTGAACATGGCATCATTGCCGTCAAATGGAATCGGGGCTGATCGGGCCAAACAACGCGGGTCGCCGGCGGGTGTGGGCGGGCTGGCGTTGATGCCGAGGGCGGTGGCGTGCCGGACATCCCGCCCGCTCTCTTGTGGCGCGGCGCCATGGCGCCAGCCTGACGGATACGGATGCGATATGGATGATGTGACGACAGCGACGCCTGATTCGGCCGCAGCCCCTTCCCCGGCCCTTTTCCATGCCCTGCAGCAGGCGCGCAATGAGTTACTGGACCTCTCCCTACGCAACCGCGCCCTCTCCCTCCGCCCGCAATCGAAATCGGCCAAACTCATCCACATCGTCACTGAGCATTCGGCCCAGGTGTACGAGCGCCTCGTTGAGAAGTCCCGTGCATTTGCCTTCCTTCCGGCCGACGACCAAGCCACTGACGCGCCTGCCGATCCCGGCGCCGTGGATGATGAGGCCGCCGCCGCGGCGCTTGAGAAGGTCCGGTCGGACAACTGGCTCCAGACCACGCTGACCGCTGACGCCCTGGCCAAGCGCCTGACGGCCATGGAGCGCGACGCACGTACGGCCGTCGAGGAGCAGGGATCCAACCTGCTGTTCCTCTCCCTGGGGCAATTGGTGTGGTACGAGGACAACAATTCCGATGTCGCCCTCCACGCGCCCCTGGTGTTTGTCCCCGTGCAGATCATCCGCGACCGTCGGGCGTCGGAGTCCCAGCGCTTCCGCCTGGCCGTGATCGAGGGCGAGGAGGTGTTTGGCAACGTCTCCCTGATCGCCCGCCTGAAACAGTCCTTCGACATCGACCTCCCCGCCCCTGACACGGAAGCGGATGACTTCGCGATCGCGGACTATTTGCAAGCGGTTGCCGGCCGGGTCGCGGGTCTGGCGCGGTGGCGGGTTTTGCCCGACGCTCTGGCGCTGGGCTTCTTCTCGTTCCAGAAATACCTGATGTACCTCGACCTGAGGCACGACCGATGGCCCGAGGAGAAGGCTCTTGGCAAGCACCCCATCTTCGCCGGACTCCTGATGGACGGCTTGCCCGTCACCGAGCCACCGTTCGCAGACGACGTTCCGATAGACGACCTGGTCCCTCCCGAGAAGCTCGACCACGTGGTGGACGCCGACTCCTCGCAGACCCTTGCGGTGGAGAAGGTGCGCCGCGGCATGAACCTGGTCATTCAAGGCCCCCCCGGCACCGGGAAGAGCCAGACCATCACCAATCTCATCGCCACGGCGGTCCTGGACGGCAAGCGTGTCTTGTTCGTGGCGGAAAAGATGGCGGCGTTAGACGTGGTGAAGCGCCGCCTTGAGCACGAGGGGCTGGACTCGATCTGCCTAGAGCTGCATGGCGCGGGCCAGAGCAGCGCCCGCATGTTGGCGTCGGTCATGAACGCCTGGGGACTGGGGCCGCCGGTCATGCCGGGGGAGGCCCAGGCGGTGCCCGATTTCACGCGCAAGCGCGACACCCTCAATGCGTTGCCGCAGGCGCTCCACGCCCCGCTCTCCCCCTCCGGCCTCACGCCGTTCCAGATCATCGGCCATCTGTGCCTGTTGCAGGACGAGGGGGTCGAAGTGCCTCTGGAGGGCGTCGAGGCGTGGTCGCCGGAGGATCGTGATGAGCGTTTGCAGGAGGCGGTCGCCTTCGAGGAAGCGCTCGATCTCGTTGGCCCGCCGGGGGAATCCCTCTGGCGGGGCGTCTCCGCGGACAATGTCCTCAGCATCGACCTGGAGCCGATGGCCCGGACAGTCATGGCGGCGCTGGCGGCTCTCGCGACGTTGCGGGAGAGCGCGGCGACGCTGGCGGCGTCCATTTCGCAGCGCACGGCCGACAGCATCGAGCACCTTGCCGACCAGATCGTCATCGGGCAGCACCTGGCGGCCGCTCCCGAGGCCATCGACCGTGCCGCGATCTCCGATCCGGCTTGGGAGAGCGGGCGCGTGGATCTTGCCGAGTGGGTTGGTTGCGGCCGGCGGCTCTCGGACGCGCTGGTCGTGGCTGCGGGCAAAGTCACGCCGGCCGCTTTTGACCGGGACTGGCAGGGGGAGCGCGCGTCGCTTGGCGCCTGTGCGGGGTCGCCCCTCAAATTCTTCAACGCCTCCTATCGCCATGCGCGCAGGGAGCTTGCAGGTGTTCTCGCGGGTTACAGGCCCAGGAACGATGCCGAGCGCCTCGCCCTGCTCGACACGCTGCTGACCGCACGAGCGGCGCGTGAGACCCTTGCCCGCCTGCAGGAGACGGCCAAGCGGGCTTTCGGAACCCTCTGGTGCGGCGAGCGGACCGACTGGGGTGCGGTGCGCGCCGTGCTGGAGTGGGCGGAGGCGTCGGTGCGCGCCGGGCTCGGGCACGATTTCAGGGCGCTGGTGGGGGTGGTCAAGGAGACCCGTGCGATCACGGGTGCGATTGATCGGGTTGCAGCCGCCCGTGACGCCTGGCAGTCTGCGGCCCGGAGCGTGGCCGAGCGCCTCGGGCTCGACTGGGTCGCAGCTTTTTCCCGTCCGCTTGAAGAGACCCCCTTCCCCGTCTTGGAAGAGCGGTTGCAGGGCTGGATCGGGCACCGGGAGACCTTGCCGGACTGGTCCCGCTTCTTGCGTTCGAGCAGGAGGCTGGCCGAACTGGGCATGAGCGCGCTCGCGGACGAAGCCGTGTCGGGAAGGCTCGATCCGGCGCTCGTCGAGACGTCGTTCCTGAAGTCGTTTTACACCGCGCTGATCCGCCAGGCACTGAGGACTCATCCGGTGATCGCCGACTTCAAGGAGGCGGTCCACAACCGCACCGTCGACGAGTTCCGCGGCACCGACAGGCAACGGCTCGATCTGGCCCGCCAACGTGTCCTGACCGCCCATCATGCCGGCCTGCCGAAATCGGGCGAGCGGATTGGTGACATCGGCTTCATCCGGGGGGAAGCGGAGCGGAAGCGCAACCGCAGGAGCATCCGCACGATTTTGAGGCGGGCCGGCGGCCTGGTGCAGAGCATCAAGCCCGTGTTCCTGATGAGCCCCCTCTCCGTCGCCCAGTACCTGGAGCCTGGCGCGGT harbors:
- a CDS encoding DUF4011 domain-containing protein gives rise to the protein MASLPSNGIGADRAKQRGSPAGVGGLALMPRAVACRTSRPLSCGAAPWRQPDGYGCDMDDVTTATPDSAAAPSPALFHALQQARNELLDLSLRNRALSLRPQSKSAKLIHIVTEHSAQVYERLVEKSRAFAFLPADDQATDAPADPGAVDDEAAAAALEKVRSDNWLQTTLTADALAKRLTAMERDARTAVEEQGSNLLFLSLGQLVWYEDNNSDVALHAPLVFVPVQIIRDRRASESQRFRLAVIEGEEVFGNVSLIARLKQSFDIDLPAPDTEADDFAIADYLQAVAGRVAGLARWRVLPDALALGFFSFQKYLMYLDLRHDRWPEEKALGKHPIFAGLLMDGLPVTEPPFADDVPIDDLVPPEKLDHVVDADSSQTLAVEKVRRGMNLVIQGPPGTGKSQTITNLIATAVLDGKRVLFVAEKMAALDVVKRRLEHEGLDSICLELHGAGQSSARMLASVMNAWGLGPPVMPGEAQAVPDFTRKRDTLNALPQALHAPLSPSGLTPFQIIGHLCLLQDEGVEVPLEGVEAWSPEDRDERLQEAVAFEEALDLVGPPGESLWRGVSADNVLSIDLEPMARTVMAALAALATLRESAATLAASISQRTADSIEHLADQIVIGQHLAAAPEAIDRAAISDPAWESGRVDLAEWVGCGRRLSDALVVAAGKVTPAAFDRDWQGERASLGACAGSPLKFFNASYRHARRELAGVLAGYRPRNDAERLALLDTLLTARAARETLARLQETAKRAFGTLWCGERTDWGAVRAVLEWAEASVRAGLGHDFRALVGVVKETRAITGAIDRVAAARDAWQSAARSVAERLGLDWVAAFSRPLEETPFPVLEERLQGWIGHRETLPDWSRFLRSSRRLAELGMSALADEAVSGRLDPALVETSFLKSFYTALIRQALRTHPVIADFKEAVHNRTVDEFRGTDRQRLDLARQRVLTAHHAGLPKSGERIGDIGFIRGEAERKRNRRSIRTILRRAGGLVQSIKPVFLMSPLSVAQYLEPGAVEFDLLVIDEASQVKPVDAFGAIARARQIVVVGDSKQLPPTSFFERLSSGDDEEADPDAEACATARPVESRTAPAQAMESVLSLCVARGAPETCLRWHYRSRHHSLIAVSNREFYENRLFIIPSPFQTGNGGMGVRFHPVVGCYDRSRSRTNREEAREVVKAIRAHAAEHGRHSLGVATFSTAQRDAILDELELALRDDPGLEAFVNRADHEPFFVKNLESVQGDERDVIFISVGYGRDASGHMASNFGPVNGVHGARRLNVLFSRAKYRCEVFSSITDEEITIRGESVSPGVRALKNYLRFARTGALDMPCASGREEDSPFETSVLRAIEAMGYAADTQVGQSGFFIDLAVIDPRRPGRYLLGVECDGATYHASRFARERDRLRQGVLESQGWRIHRIWSTDWFKQPEQAKERLRRRIEALLAEADSDEVGRRADEAFERADTPSPPDNREAPGTLAPDLPPAAPPGRPAVVRAAPRDVEHNGIGTLATPYKQSSGHAVSNAVGMATLKAVILRVLECEAPMHRDELDHRCRDFFGLARINSAFEQQIRGAIREHERAGGLLRNGDFLTLPKRQAIPRNRSAVTSAALRKPTMIAPEEYDASVRTLLRHCHGASSDDVAVGVSRLLGFKATSPQIREHVMKSLARLVSGGEVKADADGVMRIPEGTST